DNA from Branchiostoma floridae strain S238N-H82 chromosome 15, Bfl_VNyyK, whole genome shotgun sequence:
AAGCAATAAAGCAACCAAGCAATTAATCAGTCAAGCAGCGTGGCGGCTGTGACGACATGTCGACAGCTTCATGAGAAAATGCCATATACCTTGATGTGGTTGACCTAATAGCATGTTCTTTACCTTGACAGCAACATCTCTATCAACATAAGGTCACCTGTTCGTAAGGGCGTCCATCTGCCCGTCCTCTGTCATCTTCATCAGGGCCTGGTTGATCTCGGCCCGGTAGGGTGAACCAACCGGAAACGGAAATACGACCTCATACTTGAAGAAGTACTCGTCGGTGAGGATGACCATGTCACACCTCTCGTTGAGGATCTCGTACTCGTAGGTGGTTGGGGAGATGAAGATAAAGTCGCCCTTAGCAGCGCGCTCAAATGCCTGACGGGACGTGTTGAAGAGGACCTCGTCTGTGACGGACACAATACAACGACAATTTCGACTCTCGGAAAGGACACCAAGTATTTGAATAACCGGGTCTGGTACAATGACATTGCTTTCATAAAATAAGAGTTCAATGACTCCCAAATATGTTAATCACAaggttattacctccatgaaatgtcatggaggttatattttacccagcgtttgtgtgtgtgtgtgtgtctgtctgtctgtctgtcaacaagataactcaagaacggctggatggattggtttcatacttggtgtgttggtagggtgtgatgaaagctggaagtgattagattttgggccccctagcggcttcccttggtactgcagcttcATTACCTGAATTTTGGTCGAGATATCGACCGATGGTCTTAAAAGGTTCCTCTTGAGAATTCTTCATGAACTTGACTAATGTATATTTCTTGTAGGTCCCGTACGGCACGTCCGTCTGCCGAGCCAGATCAGCCAGGCTCCTGATGCTCCGCTCTGTTGATGGTCTGGACAGGAAGGCAGCTAAGTTGGCTGGAGAAGTAGCAcgtccaagaaaaaaacaacaagcgTTATCGAATAACGACAAAAGTACGGTGACTATGAAAATATGCTACGTCATTTTATCTGGACACACAACCTTtagttttatttgttggttttaTTGAATACTATGTTGGCTTTATCATAAGAACATCAACACAACGCTTCTTCAGTTATACGAAATACAGTAGCCTGTAGCTCGCCAGTGTAAGATGCGACCATAACCAGGATCACGAACCACCAGGCACCGACTATGACTCTTCCTGCGGATGATCGGGGAAGAAACTCCTGCCCCTGACACACAGCAGCTCCAAAGGTAGACCTACAGGAAGACAGACAGCAAAAAGCTATATGTCTCATACAACAACGTCTAACATTAGATCAACAATGGAGAAAAAGTGAATGGGTTTACTCTTTACAGGGTCATAACTAGCAAAGGGTTATTCAAATCGTTTATGTTAATATGCTATAGGCTCACGGATGGCTTCCACGTCAAAAGCTGCTAGTCACGAACGAACCTACCAGAGACTGTTGACGAGGCTGAGGTTGTCTGCCTCCTTCTCTGACACCTCTCCTCGCCCAGCTGCCTTGGACCACTCGTACGGGTTCAGACGGCCGTTTGCAGCCATGACAAGACTCACTCCCACAACAGCGGCCACAAAGGTGAGCCACACCTGCGAAAGACAAAACGATCTTTGATTGGGAGGATAAGGCTTGCTGCCATGAATTCGAAACTGACTGACCAACTAATGAGATGCatggttgaaaatgtttttgataCGCACCTCCGCAGAAAATGGTCCCATGAACTGGAAGATGCCTTGACCTTCATGACGATTTGACTTCTTCATGGTCAGGAAGTAACCACGTGTCCGTATTGGGATGGAGTACTCGACTTTTTCCCAGCCTGCATATCCAGTGCGCATGGCCATGCCAACTAGAAGCAAGTCATACTGTGGAAATCGACAAGTAGGGAAGGCCGTTAATTCTTGAAGCCAACAGCTAATTcgaagaaagggtatgccagGTTGTATGAATAGTAGTATTTATGTAATGACTAATATTCCTATAAAATACGTCTTATACTGGACTTACTTCGAGGTCTTGTGCAGATTTTAACTGATAAAAGGGAAACAATGTACTATCAATACAGGGATGAGTATGTAGTATACAAGCTGTAAACCAGTCTGGGTTAAAAAACAGTTTGGGTACCCAGgatgctttaagtgtttgtttgtttgtttgtttgtttgtttattcgcacacaagtgttacattaaaacacaaaacgaaaacaatggataaaacaggtgcaggaggagggaaaaagcttgggaagcttatacttagccctcctcctttaaactaaacaaaattgattatgatatataataataaagtaaagtaatacatagaataataatgatacaataaggataaacaagtaattaatggtatgaattaacaatgaatgataaagtaacgtaatatgtagaaaatgataatgatgcaatAAGGAAAACCATGTAATTAATGGTTTgacttaacaataaataataaatcagcataatacttagaaaatgataatagtGCAATAAGGATGATCAAATAATggaatgaattaagataatatgatttaaaaaaaactgtggctACTACAGGGGGCTCGGATGGATTAACAGATGGATTTTCAGATTACGTTTAAAAGTCAGGAGAGAGGAGGTAAGATTCTTAAGGGAGGGGGGAAGATCGTTCCATATTTTAACACACTTGTATTTAACAGACATTTGGGCAAGAGAGGTTCTGAATAGGGGGATGTGCAGATTTGTGCTTTGGCGAGTTTGATAATTGTGAAACTGCGAGTGAAAATTAAGAAAGCTGTCAAAGGTATCGGGGAGAGTATGGTTTATGTGTTGGGCTGTGAATAGAGCAAGCTGAAATCTGTTAACGTCATAGATATTCAAAATTCTAAGTTTCTCAAATAGTGGTGAAGAGTGAGTATAGAAACTCGAACATGTCGCAATGCGTAGAAATTTTTTCTGTAGAATTAATAAAGGGTGTAGAGAAGTTTTATAGTCGTTTCCCCAAACAATACTACAATAAATGAGATATGGATAGATTAGACTGTTATATATGGTTATCAAGGTTCTCTGGGATAAAAGATGTCTAATTTTCCCTATGATCCCgatagtttttgaaattttatttaatATCATAGCAATGTGGGGTTTCCATGTTAGCCGATCATCAATAAGTACTCCTAGGAACTTAGCCTGGCATTCTTGGGAGAGAGGAAGGTTCTTTAGGAAGATTTTGGTATTTTTCTTATCATAAGTCTTGTTTTTACTACAAAAGATAAGATAGTACGTCTTTTTAATATTAACAGATAGCTTGTTGGTTTCGAACCATGTGATGACTTTTTCTAATTCCTGATTGGTTAGACGTATTAACGAATCATAGTCTGCATGTGAGAGGAAGAGATTTGTATCATCAGCAAATAGgataaaaaagaatattttggATGCTTCAGCAAGATCATTAACATATATTAAAAACAATAAGGGTCCCAGAATTGATCCCTGGGGAACCCCACAATTTATCAGTTTGCATGAAGTGTCAGAGCGTGGGCATAGAGGTTGACAAGGTTCAGACCACCGTTTTCCACAGAGTTCTACAAAGTTTTTCTCCCAACCCTTTCAGGACCACCATTCCAGATAAAAGAATTTTTTCTCATCCTCCAGGAAATGTTTGCTTGTATGGGAATGAAGGATATCACGCCAGCTATCGCAACAACCGAGTTTCAGTTTCTTAAATGTCTCTAGTTTTCGCAATTGTTTTGGGAGAcaatttttcatttaaaaatgaCATGCACAAAATTGGGAATTTTCACGTGGAAGTAAACTTATCACCTATAATTTAGACACGAAAATACGACTAATATCGAAACAGACTACAATCATAACCAAACcaataataatacatgtaaactCCTACGGCGGACGAAATGAACAAATGATCTGTCTTTGTTTTGCTTCATCTCGTGAGACACTCGTGCAggaaaaagagcaaaaaaaaaaaggtgaggACCCACCTTCTTCGACTCAGCCGCTGCTATGATCCTAGGCCGCACCCTACTACCAAGCGTGATGTCCCAGGTGAAGTTCAGGCGCGAAGCTAGCATCTCCAGCATGTCTACAAAATAGCCTTGATACGGAGTTGACCCAGCCTCACCACTTTTGCTTGGTTTCTTCATGAAGAATGGTTTACTCTGCAAAGCAAGATGGATTCAGCATAACTGGTGACGGATTGTAGTTAAATGATCCAAGAACACTTGACACCTCAAATATTGGTCTTGAGTGAAGTAAAGACGTAGCTTACCAGACCAGTATAGACTCGGAGGTGCCGTCCCGAGAGGAGGTGAGTTTCGGTGGGTTTCTGCCATCCGGACTGGATCTCAGCCGCGTCTTCTGCAGTCCAGGTCCCCACCTGCTGACAGAAATATCCATTCAATCAACGAGTTACATGCACTTGGCTCCTCATACACTGACacgaacatacacacacacacacacacacacacacacacagagagagagagagagagagagagagagagagagagagaacgagagagagagagagagagatagagagagagagagagactctcAAAATAAATATGATGCGAAGCTGTTAACCTGTTTTGATTCCCCTNNNNNNNNNNNNNNNNNNNNNNNNNNNNNNNNNNNNNNNNNNNNNNNNNNNNNNNNNNNNNNNNNNNNNNNNNNNNNNNNNNNNNNNNNNNNNNNNNNNNNNNNNNNNNNNNNNNNNNNNNNNNNNNNNNNNNNNNNNNNNNNNNNNNNNNNNNNNNNNNNNNNNNNNNNNNNNNNNNNNNNNNNNNNNNNNNNNNNNNNNNNNNNNNNNNNNNNNNNNNNNNNNNNNNNNNNNNNNNNNNNNNNNNNNNNNNNNNNNNNNNNNNNNNNNNNNNNNNNNNNNNNNNNNNNNNNNNNNNNNNNNNNNNNNNNNNNNNNNNNNNNNNNNNNNNNNNNNNNNNNNNNNNNNNNNNNNNNNNNNNNNNNNNNNNNNNNNNNNNNNNNNNNNNNNNNNNNNNNNNNNNNNNNNNNNNNNNNNNNNNNNNNNNNNNNNNNNNNNNNNNNNNNNNNNNNNNNNNNNNNNNNNNNNNNNNNNNNNNNNNNNNNNN
Protein-coding regions in this window:
- the LOC118432220 gene encoding glutamate receptor ionotropic, kainate 2-like is translated as MTIWLYEVLFNTSRQALERAAKGDFIFISPTTYEYEILNDRCDMVILTDEYFFKYQVALPFPVGSPYRAEINQALMKMTEDGQMDALVGTWTAEDAAEIQSGWQKPTETHLLSGRHLRVYTGLSKPFFMKKPSKSGEAGSTPYQGYFVDMLEMLASRLNFTWDITLGSRVRPRIIAAAESKKYDLLLVGMAMRTGYAGWEKVEYSIPIRTRGYFLTMKKSNRHEGQGIFQFMGPFSAEVWLTFVAAVVGVSLVMAANGRLNPYEWSKAAGRGEVSEKEADNLSLVNSLWSTFGAAVCQGQEFLPRSSAGRVIVGAWWFVILVMVASYTANLAAFLSRPSTERSIRSLADLARQTDVPYGTYKKYTLVKFMKNSQEEPFKTIGRYLDQNSDEVLFNTSRQAFERAAKGDFIFISPTTYEYEILNERCDMVILTDEYFFKYEVVFPFPVGSPYRAEINQALMKMTEDGQMDALTNRWFNKKMYKCSTGSTQEGVLDMEQLNGAFYYLMIGMGTSILVFALEWVHFKFKKGRSSDPANRGDRV